The Xenopus laevis strain J_2021 chromosome 5L, Xenopus_laevis_v10.1, whole genome shotgun sequence genome has a segment encoding these proteins:
- the LOC108716281 gene encoding fucolectin-4-like, which yields MGFLLIVALLWVASGIAAQNSNQVGNLALHGRATQSSTYYNYNIGYLALAANSNDGNLDNNYYHGSCSLTTAEQSPWWRVDLLQSYKISQVVVTNRGDCCSDGLNGALILVGDSLENNGNNNPSCAEITYIGNGDTMTFECNGMIGRFVNIMRPGMAIVQLCEVQVYGKLVVPPTCH from the exons ATGGGATTTCTTCTCATTGTCGCCCTCTTATGGGTTGCGTCTGGCATTGCAGCTCAGAACAGTAATCAAG TTGGGAATCTTGCCCTTCATGGCCGTGCGACTCAGTCCTCTACCTACTACAATTACAACATTGGGTATTTAGCCCTCGCCGCCAATTCTAATGATGGAAACTTGGATAATAACTATTACCATGGCTCCTGCTCTCTCACCACTGCTGAACAGTCCCCCTGGTGGCGAGTGGATTTACTGCAGTCCTATAAGATTTCCCAGGTGGTGGTGACCAACAGGGGCGACTGCTGCTCAGATGGACTTAATGGGGCCCTGATTCTCGTTGGCGACTCATTAGAAAATAACGGCAATAACAACCCGag CTGCGCGGAGATCACTTACATTGGGAATGGGGACACTATGACCTTCGAGTGCAATGGGATGATCGGGCGCTTTGTCAACATTATGAGACCAGGGATGGCCATTGTGCAGTTATGTGAAGTTCAAGTGTATGGAAAACTGGTGGTCCCACCTACCTGCCATTAG